The sequence below is a genomic window from Ottowia sp. SB7-C50.
CCAGCCACAACGATACCCCGCGCGACGTGGAAGAGGTCGTCAACTATGTGCGCGCCATGAATCATGGCCTCGCGCGGCTGGCCGACGGCTTCCCGTTAAGCCTGCGCCTGATCCGCGAAATCCATGCCGAGCTGATGCACGGTGGCGCTGGCAAGGTGCGCGGCGGCGAAAAAACCCCCGGCGAATTCCGCCGCTCGCAAGACTGGATCGGCGGTGCCGGCAGCACGCTGGCCACCGCCGCTTTCGTGCCCCCGCCTCCGCACGCGCTGATGGACGCGCTCGGCGCGCTGGAACATTTTCTGCACCACGGCCGCGCCGACACGCCCTTGCTCATCCGCTGCGGGCTGGCGCACGCGCAGTTCGAGACCATTCACCCGTTTCTCGACGGCAACGGCCGCGTCGGCCGCCTGCTCATCACCCTGCTGCTGTGCGAAGCCGGCGCGCTGACGCGGCCGCTGCTGTATCTGTCGGTGTTTCTCAAGGCGCACCGCGCCGAGTATTACGACCGCCTCACCGCCATCCGCGCGCACGGCCATTGGGAGCCGTGGCTCAAGTTCTTTCTGCGCGGCGTGGGCAACACCGCGCGCGCCGCCACCCGCACCGCCAAGGACATCATCACCCTGCGCGACGCGCACCGCGCCGCCGTGGCCAACCAGGCGCGCGCGCTGGCCCTCATCGACCACCTGCTGCGCCAGCCCCTGACCAGCGCCAAGGCCACCGCCCGCGCCATCGGCTGCACCCCGCCGACCGCCGTGCGCCTGCTGCAAGACTTTGAAAAGCGCGGCTGGGTGCGCGAAATCACTGGCCAGGAGCGCAACCGACAATACCGCTACCAGCCTTACGTCGACCTGTTCCGCCGCGAATCGGTGGAAAGCGCCTTTGACCTTCCCGTCCACCTCGTGGCGGCCACGTGACCCATGCCCTCCATCCACAACGACCCCGACGCGACTGGCAAAAGCCTTGCGCAGCCACAGCATGCGGCGCTGACATGAGCATGGATGTTCACTCGCTCGGCCGCGTCGACTACGCCGCCACCTTCCACGCCATGAAGGATTTTTTGTCCCAGCGCTTGCCAGATGAGCGCGAGCAGCTATGGATTTGCGAGCATTCACCGGTCTTCACGCTGGGCCTGGCGGGGCGGCCTGAGCATGTGCTGGCGCCGGGTGACATCCCCGTGGTGCAGACGGATCGCGGCGGGCAGGTCACCTACCACGGCCCGGGGCAGGTGGTGGCCTA
It includes:
- a CDS encoding Fic family protein, with the translated sequence MKTSPIPSSPRAGRYVQQPSGYRAFLPEPLPPAPPIAYDGELLTLLSDADRDVARLDALADLLPNPDLFVGMYVRHEAVLSSQIEGTQSTLEDVLAFEAEPSHNDTPRDVEEVVNYVRAMNHGLARLADGFPLSLRLIREIHAELMHGGAGKVRGGEKTPGEFRRSQDWIGGAGSTLATAAFVPPPPHALMDALGALEHFLHHGRADTPLLIRCGLAHAQFETIHPFLDGNGRVGRLLITLLLCEAGALTRPLLYLSVFLKAHRAEYYDRLTAIRAHGHWEPWLKFFLRGVGNTARAATRTAKDIITLRDAHRAAVANQARALALIDHLLRQPLTSAKATARAIGCTPPTAVRLLQDFEKRGWVREITGQERNRQYRYQPYVDLFRRESVESAFDLPVHLVAAT